A portion of the Amyelois transitella isolate CPQ chromosome 2, ilAmyTran1.1, whole genome shotgun sequence genome contains these proteins:
- the LOC106143189 gene encoding NADH dehydrogenase [ubiquinone] flavoprotein 1, mitochondrial: protein MAGALARIIKGAKLPKGNLAVVGPLANINNAPVRSQQTQAPTKTHFGGLPDCDRVFTNLYGRHEWRLKGALSRGDWYMTKEILLKGTDWIVNELKTSGLRGRGGAGFPTGMKWSFMNKPSDGRPKYLVVNADEGEPGTCKDRDIMRHDPHKLVEGCLIAGRAMGAQAAYIYIRGEFYNEASNLQVAIAEAYQAGLIGKNACGSGYDFDVFVHRGAGAYICGEETALIESIEGKQGKPRLKPPFPADIGLFGCPTTVNNVETIAVAPTICRRGGSWFASFGRPRNSGTKLFNISGHVNTPCTVEEEMSIPLKELIERHAGGVIGGWDNLLAIIPGGSSTPCIPKDVCSTVLMDFDGLVAAQTSLGTAAIIVMDKSTDIVKAIARLIMFYKHESCGQCTPCREGVSWMNKIMYRFVEGNASPKEIDMLWEISKQIEGHTICALGDGAAWPVQGLIRHFRPELERRMAEYAACHGPSKAERLY, encoded by the exons ATGGCTGGTGCGCTGGCTAGAATAATAAAGGGCGCAAAGCTCCCAAAAGGGAACTTAG CCGTTGTTGGACCTCTGGCGAACATCAACAATGCGCCGGTGCGTTCTCAACAGACCCAGGCTCCAACGAAGACTCATTTCGGTGGATTACCAGACTGCGACAGGGTCTTTACAAACCTCTACGGCCGACATGAGTGGCGCTTGAAGGGCGCCCTCAGCCGTGGCGACTGGTACATGACCAAGGAAATCCTGTTAAAAGGCACAGATTGGATAGTCA ATGAGTTGAAGACATCAGGTCTCCGGGGACGCGGCGGTGCTGGTTTCCCTACAGGTATGAAGTGGTCTTTCATGAACAAGCCCTCTGACGGCCGACCCAAGTACTTGGTGGTGAATGCTGATGAGGGAGAGCCTGGAACTTGCAAG GACCGCGACATCATGAGACACGATCCTCACAAGTTGGTTGAAGGCTGCCTGATCGCTGGAAGGGCTATGGGAGCTCAGGCTGCATACATTTACATCAGAGGCGAGTTTTACAACGAAGCCAGTAATTTACAAGTCGCTATAGCTgag GCATACCAAGCCGGGCTCATAGGCAAGAACGCGTGCGGTTCCGGCTACGACTTCGACGTGTTCGTGCACCGCGGCGCAGGCGCATACATTTGCGGAGAGGAGACCGCCCTCATCGAGTCTATTGAAGGGAAGCAGGGCAAGCCGCGCCTGAAGCCCCCGTTCCCTGCTGATATCGGACTGTTCGGATGTCCCACTACTGTTAACAATGTGGAGACTATCGCTGTTGCTCCG ACTATATGCCGCCGCGGAGGCTCGTGGTTCGCTTCGTTCGGCCGCCCCCGAAACTCCGGCACCAAATTGTTCAACATCTCTGGACATGTCAATACTCCTTGTACCGTCGAAGAAGAGATGAGCATCCCTCTGAAAGAACTGATCGAGAGGCACGCGGGAGGTGTCATCGGAGGCTGGGACAATCTGTTGGCCATTATACCGGGAGGGTCATCGACCCCGTGCATTCCTAAAGA CGTATGTTCAACGGTGCTAATGGACTTCGACGGCCTAGTGGCTGCGCAGACGTCGCTGGGCACGGCCGCCATCATCGTGATGGACAAGTCCACGGACATCGTGAAGGCGATCGCTCGCCTCATCATGTTCTACAAGCACGAGTCCTGCGGCCAGTGCACGCCGTGCCGCGAGGGCGTCTCCTGGATGAACAAGATTATGTAcag ATTCGTTGAAGGAAATGCGTCACCCAAGGAAATCGACATGCTGTGGGAGATCTCTAAACAAATTGAAg GACACACGATCTGCGCGCTGGGCGACGGCGCGGCGTGGCCGGTGCAGGGCCTCATCCGCCACTTCCGGCCCGAGCTGGAGCGCCGCATGGCCGAATACGCCGCCTGCCACGGGCCCAGCAAGGCCGAGAGGCTCTACTAG
- the LOC106143040 gene encoding beta-lactamase-like protein 2 homolog → MTAVIPAVTKLSGRIIRILGFNPGPMTLQGTNTYLIGTGRNRILLDTGDKDIKDYQNSLCEVVQSEQVNIEHIVVTHWHHDHIGGVENIYGGIAKHPKVWKHKRSKEDSPDNELSPSIPVNWLSDGQEIIVEGATVKVHHTPGHTTDHVVLSLKEDNVLFSGDCILGEGTAVFEDLYTYMKSLQKILDLKPDIIYPGHGPVVEDPLQKIQYYIEHRNKREGQILEALKNNASKQLNEMDLVKIIYTETAEHLWPAAAYNVNHHLTKLTKENKVKCVKVDDENRWQFDGVCNCNL, encoded by the exons ATGACTGCAGTAATCCCAGCTGTCACCAAATTATCAGGGAGGATTATTAGGATCCTTGGTTTTAATCCCGGTCCTATGACTCTTCAGGGCACTAATACATATCTTATTGGAACTGGAAGGAA CCGGATTCTCCTTGACACTGGTGATAAGGACATCAAGGATTATCAGAACAGTCTGTGTGAGGTGGTGCAGTCGGAGCAGGTTAATATTGAGCATATAGTGGTCACTCACTGGCATCATGATCACATTGGTGGAGTTGAGAATATTTATGGAGGCATTGCAA AACACCCAAAAGTATGGAAGCACAAAAGAAGCAAAGAAGACAGTCCCGATAATGAGTTATCACCATCAATTCCTGTCAACTGGTTGTCTGATGGTCAAGAGATTATTGTAGAAGGGGCTACAGTGAAGGTCCATCACACACCGGGTCACACGACTGATCATGTAGTATTATCATTGAAGGAAGATAATGTTTTGTTCAGCGGAGACTGCATATTGGGAGAGGGCACTGCGGTGTTTGAAgatttgtatacatatatgaagAGTCTGCAAAAGATATTGGATTTGAAGCCTGATATCATTTACCCAGGTCATGGACCTGTTGTTGAG gaTCCTCTCCAGAAAATACAGTACTACATTGAGCATAGAAACAAAAGGGAAGGGCAAATATTAGAAGCACTCAAAAACAATGCttccaaacagctaaacgagatggatttagttaaaataatttacactgAAACAGCAGAACACCTTTGGCCGGCGGCCGCTTATAATGTGAACCATCATCTCACGAAGCTTACCAAAGAAAATAAGGTGAAATGTGTGAAGGTAGATGATGAGAATAGATGGCAGTTTGATGGGGTGTGCAATTGTAACTTATAA
- the LOC106143209 gene encoding mRNA-capping enzyme produces MSQRDPGPIPNRWLRCPRKSTGLIADKFLAFKTPLGRQFNDKVPEENRFTPSMLFVYMKSLKVKLGLWIDLTNTNRFYDKKEIENMDCRYIKLQCRGHGETPTLEQTRLFIDLVSKFIAQNPLEVVGVHCTHGFNRTGFLLVSYMVEQLDCSVEAAVNEFARMRPPGIYKQDYLQELYKRYDDPEYTPAAPMRPDWCNDEEEIDYDDDEAPSNSQTQSQTETSKDNSNNSNHKRKGRRETTHKKAVFMPGIKGVDPFDTQPRLAQVQRKAQEFCEWKTTGFPGSQPVSMDIMNLKKLHEKPYRVSWKADGVRYMMLIDSENEVYMLDRDNCVFKVRGLRFVHRKDLRRHLTNTLLDGELVIDKVNGRDTPRYLCYDVIRFENQDVGKLAFYPDRLACIENEIVNPRHKAIKQGFINKESEPFSVHQKQFWEVTMAQRLLGEKFTKTLCHEPDGLIFQPSKEPYMAGACPDVLKWKPSHMNSVDFKLKIVTESGEGMLPTKIGQLFVGQSDHPFACMRVTKDIKNLNNKIIECKFENNQWVFMRERTDKSYPNSYNTAKAVCESIQVPVTSERLLDFIEHNRFPEDSEMMPPPKRPRM; encoded by the exons ATGTCGCAAAGGGATCCAGGCCCAATTCCCAATAGGTGGCTTAGGTGTCCACGAAAGTCTACAGGCCTGATTGCGGACAAGTTCTTGGCTTTCAAGACACCTTTAGGGCGTCAATTCAATGATAAAGTACCTGAAGAAAATCGATTCACTCCTTCCATGCTATTTGTTTACATGAAAAGTTTGAAG GTGAAGTTGGGGTTATGGATCGACCTGACAAATACTAATCGTTTTTACGACAAAAAGGAAATAGAGAATATGGATTGTAGATACATCAAGCTTCAATGCAGAGGACACGGGGAAACCCCTACATTAGAACAAACAAG GTTATTCATAGATCTGGTATCCAAATTTATAGCTCAGAACCCATTGGAGGTTGTAGGGGTCCACTGCACACACGGGTTCAATAGGACAGGGTTCCTGTTGGTGTCCTATATGGTGGAGCAGCTGGACTGCAGTGTTGAGGCTGCTGTTAATGAATTTGCGAGGATGAG aCCGCCTGGTATTTACAAACAGGATTACTTGCAAGAGTTGTACAAACGTTACGACGACCCGGAGTACACCCCAGCAGCTCCAATGAGGCCTGATTGGTGTAATG ATGAGGAAGAAATCGACTATGACGATGACGAAGCACCCAGTAATTCTCAGACCCAATCTCAGACTGAAACTAGTAAAGATAATTCTAATAATTCTAA CCACAAACGTAAAGGGAGACGCGAGACGACACACAAGAAAGCAGTATTTATGCCAGGA ATAAAAGGTGTCGACCCGTTCGACACACAGCCCCGACTTGCTCAGGTGCAAAGGAAAGCGCAAGAGTTCTGCGAGTGGAAGACCACCGGCTTCCCGGGATCTCAGCCTGTCTCCATGGACATCATGAACCTGAAGAAGCTGCACGAGAAACCCTACAGGGTCTCGTGGAAAGCTGACGGTGTGAG ataCATGATGCTCATAGACAGTGAAAACGAAGTGTACATGTTAGACAGAGACAACTGCGTGTTCAAAGTGAGAGGCCTCAGATTCGTGCACAGAAAAGATTTGAGAAGGCACCTCACTAACACTCTACTTGACGGC GAGCTGGTAATAGACAAGGTGAACGGTAGAGACACACCTCGGTACTTATGCTACGATGTGATAAGGTTTGAGAATCAGGATGTTGGCAAGTTGGCATTCTATCCCGACCGGCTGGCGTGTATAGAGAACGAGATTGTCAATCCCAG ACATAAAGCAATAAAGCAAGGTTTCATAAACAAGGAGAGTGAGCCGTTTAGTGTACATCAAAAACAATTCTGGGAGGTAACGATGGCGCAACGGCTTTTGGGAGAAAAATTCACCAAGACTTTGTGCCATGAGCCTGACGGACTCATATTTCAACCCTCTAAAGag CCATACATGGCCGGCGCCTGCCCCGACGTGTTAAAATGGAAGCCGAGCCACATGAACAGTGTTgatttcaaattgaaaatcgTTACTGAGAGTGGAGAAGG AATGCTACCTACCAAAATTGGTCAACTCTTCGTAGGTCAATCGGACCATCCATTCGCTTGCATGCGTGTAACTAAAGACATTAAGAACCTTAACAATAAGATTATAGAGTGCAAATTCGAAAACAATCAGTGGGTCTTTATGAGGGAAAGGACGGACAAGTCATATCCTAACAGTTATAATACTGCTAAAG ctgtatgtGAAAGCATACAAGTGCCGGTGACTAGCGAACGCCTCCTTGATTTCATCGAGCACAATCGATTCCCAGAAGACTCGGAAATGATGCCGCCGCCGAAACGTCCGCGGATGTAA